Proteins from a genomic interval of Desulfuromonas thiophila:
- a CDS encoding YraN family protein yields MSHQRLALGRWGEDCAAAYLQRRLFRILARNFRTRCGEIDLIARRGRLLLFVEVKTRSSTDYGLGQEAVTARKQQQIVRVAHQYLQSHDCDGLNPRFDVIVVCLEGGQPRLEHLTDAFGV; encoded by the coding sequence GTGAGCCACCAGCGTCTGGCGCTGGGGCGCTGGGGTGAAGACTGCGCTGCTGCTTATCTGCAGCGTCGCCTGTTCCGCATCCTGGCGCGCAATTTTCGCACCCGCTGTGGCGAGATTGATCTGATCGCCCGCCGTGGTCGGCTGCTGTTGTTTGTTGAGGTTAAGACGCGTAGCAGCACCGACTACGGCCTGGGACAGGAGGCCGTCACCGCCCGCAAGCAGCAGCAAATCGTGCGGGTGGCCCACCAATATCTGCAGTCCCACGACTGCGACGGGCTGAACCCGCGTTTCGATGTGATTGTCGTGTGCCTCGAAGGAGGACAGCCGCGGCTGGAACATCTGACCGACGCCTTTGGCGTCTGA
- a CDS encoding ribonuclease HII, with amino-acid sequence MNADLFAALPATAGFELFEERLRQSGCCLPAGVDEAGRGPLAGPVVAAAVILPPRYDLAGLADSKKLSARRREQLFGSIRQQAVAVGVGFCSAAEIDRHNILQASLLAMRQAVMRLHPAADALLVDGLQTLALPLPQQALVKGDARCASVAAASIIAKVVRDRIMQVFDRRYPGYGFARHKGYGSAEHRRRIAELGPCPLHRASFRGVREYL; translated from the coding sequence TTGAATGCCGATCTGTTTGCTGCTCTGCCGGCCACTGCCGGCTTCGAGCTCTTTGAAGAGCGGTTGCGCCAGTCTGGCTGTTGCCTGCCGGCCGGTGTGGACGAAGCCGGTCGTGGCCCCCTGGCGGGGCCGGTGGTGGCGGCGGCGGTCATTCTGCCGCCCCGCTACGATCTGGCCGGTCTGGCCGATTCGAAGAAGCTCAGTGCCCGGCGCCGCGAACAGCTGTTCGGTAGTATCCGGCAGCAGGCGGTGGCCGTGGGGGTGGGGTTCTGTAGTGCCGCCGAAATCGACCGTCACAACATTCTGCAGGCCAGTTTGCTGGCCATGCGGCAGGCGGTGATGCGGCTGCATCCCGCAGCCGATGCCTTGCTGGTCGATGGCTTGCAGACCCTGGCGCTGCCCCTGCCGCAGCAGGCCCTGGTCAAAGGAGATGCGCGCTGCGCCTCGGTGGCGGCGGCCTCCATCATTGCCAAGGTGGTTCGGGATCGGATCATGCAGGTGTTCGATCGGCGTTATCCCGGCTACGGCTTCGCGCGCCATAAGGGTTATGGCAGTGCCGAACATCGTCGCCGCATCGCCGAGTTGGGCCCCTGTCCGTTGCATCGGGCCAGTTTTCGCGGGGTGCGGGAGTACCTGTGA